The sequence below is a genomic window from Theobroma cacao cultivar B97-61/B2 chromosome 6, Criollo_cocoa_genome_V2, whole genome shotgun sequence.
TTTGGATGGATATGGAAAATTGGGAATTTGGGAGtagtatttaaaataattaactagTTAGTCATTGGCCTACTATTATCTTCTTTAAACACTCCAAACTCCTATTTTAGTTCACATTTGTCTTATTTGCTACCattgcttttaaaaaataagccATCATTAAAGGCATTGAAATGATTCATTTTTCGCATTTTCAAATAAGCTAGTTTTTGGAAAAGAGAATAATTTAAGTCTCGCAACAGTCACTGGGTGCTGCTTACGTATTACACTTTGATTAAATATCGTTAAGAGTGGGAGCCCTTTGCTATTTAGCTGGAATTGGATAAGATTAGGTAATGAATCCAAATCTCAGCTCATACGGAAGCAGTAGGTCGGGTTGGACCAAGTACTTAAATTTCTCAGGTCTCACTCAACTCACTGAATTCAATCAGCTGGGAAGGATCGAACCTTTTTACACATTACAGAATTCCCTATCAAATCAAAAGATTTCCAAATGTTCCACAAGGGAATAATCATAAAACTAAACTACAAATAAATAGTattgaaaattgagattttcTAGACCCAAAGTGACCATTCACATGCTGCACTAGTCTACATCACAGACACAGAGACTGATTAACAGGACAGTTAGCAGAGTACACCAAGAGAAAAAGTACAAatggggagagagagagagacacacacacacacagcaTATTTTCATGATATCAAGGGCGAGCTCTCTTGTTGCTGCATGATGGACACTTGTACTGCTTAATGTGCTCGGCTCTAGCTGGAGTGATCTTCACACACTTTCCATGGAACCACTTCTCGCAGACATCACAACATATCCAGAACTCATCTGATGCATAGTTCTCGCCACACGCCCCACACAAGGTCTCTCCATGCTCCTCCTCATCTTCCTCATCCAAGCCTTCATCTTCATCCTTCGGCTGAGATGCTTTTGAAAACTTTGCCTGAGATTCCCTCTGATCATAACAAAATCAACACCAGAAACAAATGAATAATAAAGATTTAGCCATAAAAGTAAACTTCAATCAGTTGCCCGATCtttgaccaaaaaaaaattagtcgCCTAATCTTGAACAACAATACAGCAGGAAAAAGGATAACAACTACTTGGACATTCACAGCCACACAACTGAACTTGCTGTTTATATATTCTACCTGAAAGCTCTTGTTCACAAGGTAAGTAAAAGAAGGAAGTTCTCCAATGTAATACAATTTTGATTACAAtataagaaataataatacagTGACTTGTTGTAAAACAAAAGCATGGATAGTTGTCACATAtatattagttaaaatatctaTGCCAAACAACAAGATTTATGCACAGAAAGTCCTTTTTTACCGCTTTGGAGttggattttgatttgttgCTACTATGATTTGATACCGATGACTTCTCCTTTGTTTGTTTCTTGGCAGCACCAGTTACAACTTCAAATATAGTTGGAAGATCATTAATCATGTTGAAAAGCCGTTTTCTGTATCAAAGGAAACACATTATACCAGCCTCACATTTAATAATCCAATGCATATACAGAATACTACAAATATCAAGGAAACAATCAATTTCCTAGTTGAGTGTATCAAActtcatttaattttcatcCTGCAGTTACTCTAATCCTTTAAGAAACTACACCCAGACATGCCTTCGGTTGACTGACATGATTCAATCAAATCCACCTAAACCCTTTTCGTCTAACCCTTTTAGGTCCAAAGGCAGGGCTACTCAATAGGACGCAACCCTGTCCTAACCCTACTGGGCAGGCCAGAACCAGGCCTGCCAGAACCAAGTTACTTTACAATGGAGGGATGTGCCAATTAGACCACAAGGCCATCGGCATGAACTCTGCAAGCAAGCTTAATAGCCTAATAAGCCATAAGCATGCATGTGATGCACAAATATTACATAATGAAGCAAACCAAAAAGCATAAATTCaaacaaattattattaatttttctatCTTTCAGCACTAAAGGCTTGCACCTTATGAGTGAAACATTGCAAGTCGGGCACACATGATCATGCATGCAAGTTTGTACACAATTATCTCATTGAATAGATCAAATTAATAACCACTACATCACAGCAGATCATTCCACTTAATCAGAAGAACTCAATTCTGTAGTCAGAGAGAGATGAGGAGGGAAAATTAAAAGGGAAAACCAAAAACGGAGGACAGACATAGCTATTGGCCAATCATCTAGTTCTAAAgaccaaaaataagaaaagtatTCCTTCacaaacaagaagaaaatatccTCAATTTTTTACTGaaactaaaatattaaaaaaaaaattaaaaaaaattaaaaaaaaaaactaaataactAACTAACAAACTAAGGCCATCCGTAACTTGCTTTTGGTTCAACTAACAACATATTGAAGAGTAAAATTTTGCATCACTTGACATACCTGTCAGCTTTATCAAATCCAAATCTCGCACCAAAATAGAAGGCAACTGAAAGAAGCCATGCATCACTATGGACAGCAACTAAAGATAACCAGTCCTTTTCTTGCATACCATCCCTTGCAAAGTTAATACCCAAGGCAGGCTCTGGTAGTTCTGGAGGGACCTCTTCCGCAGGTAAATTGACTTCCCATTGTTCACCTGGGAAGCCATACAAGCACAGATTCTCCTTCTCTGCAAATAAAAGAACATAGCTCATAAAGGCTAGGTGGATGAGAATCAACAAACTTGAAACACTAGCAACTAGATAGTAAAGAGGATTACAAACCTAGTTATCAATcaataaaacaataatatgAAACGATACCAAGTCAGCAAAGGCCTCTAAACTAAAAGGTTGATCTGTAGCAAAGCAGTCaccccaaaaataaaatacctTTTGATTGACTAAAAACCTACTAGAATGTTCAGTACAATCTACAACTGACTGCATACTCAAGCACAACTAACTTTCCCACCCCCtcttaaaacaataataataaccCTTTCCATAAAAACACAGggaaataaaacaaaaaaaaaaaaggccaaaAGTCATAatacaataataaataataaaaactacaCGCAAATATGGACACAAACATTGCAGCAAAGGCAGAGTGAAGTGAAAAACTTGGAGAACATAAGGAAAGATTGTTTCCAACACACAAAACACCTAAGATGGCTCTCCACATGTCTGCCTTGAATATTAAGGAGCAGCCACATACACAGTTCAGAACAAACTAAAGCAAACAACAATGTACCAGGAAGacacctttttcctttttttattttttccttttggtggTGAGGAAGAGGAAAAAACATTTAAACCATGCACCTAGATGTTCTATTGGTTGAACTATGCTTTCCTCCAGAAACCAGTCGAGACTAAACTTTCAACCCACCCCTCTTCCCATGAGGAGAgatattcttaaaaaaatggaggaaaagggagagagaaagagagtagAGAGTGAGAGTAGGAGAAAAGCAGCAATCATAAATACAAACTACATAAAAAGGGAAAGGCAGCTAAAGTacattaattgagaaaattccATTACTCAGTAATCAGATTTTATTGCAATAACACAGTCACAAAAGGTCAAAAATGCATATGTACCaagcaaaaataaacaatCACCAATCATGCCTTCAAATTTTATGCATCTTTGTGTATCAATCATGATGATTGATAAGACCAACATAACATATACTCACCTGAATTgcttatatttaatattttgatatcTAAAGTGAACAACGTGACCAAACAGGAAATGCAGGGAGGAGACTCGCAATGAATTCAATAGCAGCAGTTATAAACATTGTGGTAAAAAATACAAGAATCTGGTGCTCACAGCGCGTATATCAGCACCAGGCTATGCACTCCACGTATTTTAAACCAAAGGTAATAACAGCAAAAGCTTTAGATACTGTTATCTGCAGGTCCTATTAATCCTAGACCCACATTGAGACAACCATCAAAAACGACAAAAAGCATCTATTGGGAGACACACCAAATTTCCTTCGCTTTACCTTTAAAAGGGAATTACAGACCATTCAACACTCATAACAGCATACAAAATTAGCCATTACAAAAAAAGTGAAGCCAAGTCTACACACATTACAGCCAGaaagtaaaacaaaataatttacaagTGCCTAATAAATTATTGTAAAAGCATTTGTATATAAGACAATGAAAGGGATCGAAAGAATGAAGGCTTACCAGGATCACACTGCTGATAAAATTCTTCCACATCTACAACACAACATAAGCAAATCCCATTTAAGACACCAAATAAGTCTCAAAAACCATTACGTTAAATAACAAGACTTCAAGTACTTTTCTCTTCTATTAGCTATAGTAGACAAATCCATCAGTTTAAttacccaaaaaagaaaattacaagAAACACTAAATTCATacttaaattttcattcttttctgCTAAATTCTTTTCAGTAACCACATTGACAAATGCACCTAATAAAATACCAATACCAAAATACAATCAAAtgcatatttttcttttattttcataaggAACCCatactaaattttaaatttaaactgACATTGCATTTTACATTACTTCCCCTTCTACATTTTCTCAGTAATCATTAAGTTAATTGGAGCAAAATACAAGAGCAAaacctaaaattaaaaacccAAGGAAATGCataataaattaagataaaaattcaGTAAATTTGAGTTACatttgcataaataatttatttttattccatAGTTTCTCAGTAACCACATTAAGGTTCACTAAACTAAAAGTGTAAAGCATAGTAAAAACtctaatttacaaaaaaaaaaaaaaaggtaataaatttgatgaaaaactctcaaaacaaaaacagaaagaTATACAACTCTAAGCTTACTTTTCCTATCTATTTGCATTCCTAAAAAAAACTATCGAATATCAAAAAACAAGTCAGGCAATCATAGggaaaaaatcttaaaacaaataaagagagagaaaaaaaaagcaaacgAAAATACCTGGCCAACCAAACATAAAGCAAAacgaaattaaaaaaaaaaaaggaaaaattataaacGAATAAAGAGAAACCAACAAAAGCGCATTTTTAAGGAAACGGAAACACAAAAAAGAGTGAAACTCAAAACAACATTAAGTTATTATTTTCCTATCTGcttaaaagttcaaaattcaaactGAGCTTTCAAAACACAACAGCAGCTTTGAGTTCCTATTTTGAGTTCTCTAGGGAAACAAACAGAAACCTGTGGTGAGTGCTTTGATCATGCCAGCTCTTCGGCCTTTGAAATCCCTAAAAACCTCTTCCACTGTGCGAGGATTATACTGAGCTCCTTCTCCTTccatttctctctttctcttctgtTCTCAaaccgaaaaaaaaaaagaaaaaaaattcactcTTCCTTCTGTTATTTGTCCAAATGAGACACCATTTGTTTTActactaatatatatatgaaggACTATATTATAATTGTCTTTGGGGCTGCCGAGAGGAAGAGGATAGAGTGGGGATATTTGGATTTGTTGATGGACTTAATAGGTAGGTTGGTTCAAGTTGGAGCGGATTTGAATCTGGGTTTGTTGGTCGGGTTAACTATATTTGAGAGAAGGGCCTTGTGTCCGATTATCCAAAATTCGTCTCGAAAGATAGGAAAAACGAAAACGCCGAAAAGGAGAGATTCCGTGCGGTCTGCTGTTGTTTACAATTCGTGACGTGGAGGTTGGAGAACGACACCTCATTATCTGGTTCATGAGCGGGACTCACAATTTAGAATTTCGTTTTAATGGTCGAAAAAGTTACTTAGAAGTTATTGctgaagaatattttaaaaatttcgtgagttattgaaaaaatattaaataaagtttttatttttattatattcaatggAGTGGAAATAGTTTTTTCCCtaaaaatacataatttaataatgaaaCAAAGTTGACAAACTTTATTGAGAcaactaatttaaataaatctctAATCTTATCATCAACCACTGTAAATTTCTCAATCTGTAGAAACATTAGACACCTGAGCAAAACCAATATGCTTCTTCTAACcagtaaaagaaaagaaaaatatatgaaacaaTTCCGCCCGCAGGAAGCACAACCAATCATGCGGTCGCTAGCTAGGCCTTCTTTCACTCGGCTCTTGATTGACCAGCTCTGGAAGAGAGAATAATAATGCCGACAATCAAACCATATAGTGCCAAAGCCTCAGCAAAGATGAGAATGAGGATCATCCCAACAAAAACCTAGCTGTGGCTGCTGTGCATTAGTTCTAACGCCAGCATCACCAACGATCCCAATAGGAATACCAGCAATGCCAGAAGACAGATGCGCGTATCCATCGGAAGGGTAATAAGAGTTAGCCTTGGGATTAATTCCGGTACCAATAATAACAGCAATAATCAAGCCATAAATACCGAGCACACCAGCCATAACTACGGGAACGATCGCCTTCATCACCAGCTCCGGCCTCATCAGTCATCAGCCCCATCGACGCTACACCACCCACACTCTTCGCGGTCCCATAAGCCGCTCCCATACAGGAGAAAACAAGGGCAGCAGCGGCCTCCAGGAAGCCGAAGAAAGGAGCAGTTTCATCGCCGCTGAATGTTGAAGATAGTGATGGATCGGATCTGAGAATGTAATGTTTGCTCCTTAATTGTAATAGCTTTTTAAAgtgcaaaaaattattaattaaaatatcacttatattgatataaaataaaaaatatcataagatgatttattttgaaaagtgaaaaatatcattatattATCTTAGATACTatttattatgatatattaatatattaattagtattatgaaaaaaattaataaatgataatttgattatattaattCACTATTAATCAtaatcatatttgatttaaaataaaaaagttaaatgcCTCCacatttttaagttttagtgaaaattttaaaaggattcATTAATTTTCGAAATAGAGAATTCGTTCTAAAAATGTAAGCatcaataacaaaaattatgaaaaaaattaaa
It includes:
- the LOC18596192 gene encoding PHD finger protein ALFIN-LIKE 4, translating into MEGEGAQYNPRTVEEVFRDFKGRRAGMIKALTTDVEEFYQQCDPEKENLCLYGFPGEQWEVNLPAEEVPPELPEPALGINFARDGMQEKDWLSLVAVHSDAWLLSVAFYFGARFGFDKADRKRLFNMINDLPTIFEVVTGAAKKQTKEKSSVSNHSSNKSKSNSKARESQAKFSKASQPKDEDEGLDEEDEEEHGETLCGACGENYASDEFWICCDVCEKWFHGKCVKITPARAEHIKQYKCPSCSNKRARP